The genomic window CTTCGACGTGTTTGCCAACAGCGGCCCCCACGCCGCCAGCACCCCGTATCTGCTGGACGTGCAAAGCAGCTTAATGGACGGGCTGGACAGCCGCGTGGTGGTGCCCCTGCGGCGGCGCTCGCATTTTGCCGCGGTCAAGCTGCCCGAAAGCCTGATGCCTGTGCTGCAGGTGGCTGGCGAGGAATGCCTGCTGGAGACGCCCAAGCTGGCGGCCGTTCCGGTACGCATGCTCAAGACGCCTGTGGCTTCCCTGGCCCATGAACAAGCCCGCATCGTTGCGGCGCTCGATTTTTTATTCAACGGATACTAGAGAAGGCGTGAACGAACCCGCCGTGTCTGACGCGAGCGCCTGTCCCTCTTTGACCATGCAACACCACAAAATCCTCATCCTCGACTTCGGCTCCCAGGTCACCCAGCTCATCGCCCGCCGCGTGCGCGAGGCCAAGGTGTATTGCGAGGTCCATTCCTGCGACGTGAGCGACGACTGGGTGCGCCAGTACGCGGCCGATGGCCAGTTGAAGGGCGTGATCCTCTCGGGCAGCCACGCCAGCACCACTGAGGAGAGCACCGACCGCGCGCCGCAGGCCGTGTTCGAGCTGGGCGTGCCGGTGCTGGGCATCTGCTACGGCATGCAGACCATGGCGCAGCAATTGGGCGGCAAGGTGGAGGGTGGGCATACCCGCGAATTCGGCTACGCCGAGGTGCGCGCGCGCGGCCACACCGCGCTGCTGAAGGACATCGCCGACTTCACCACGCCCGACGGCCACGGCATGCTCAAGGTGTGGATGAGCCACGGCGACAAGGTGACCGAGCTGCCGCCGGGCTTCAAGCTGATGGCCAGCACGCCCAGCTGCCCCATTGCCGGCATGGCCGACGAGGCGCGGCATTTCTACGCCGTGCAGTTTCACCCCGAGGTCACGCATACGCTGCAGGGCCGGGCGATGCTGGAGCGCTTCGTGCTGGGCATTTGCGGCGTCCGCGCCGACTGGGACATGCGCGGCCATGTGGAGGAGGCCGTGCAGGCCATCCGCGCGCAGGTGGGTGACGAGGAAGTGATCCTGGGCCTGTCGGGCGGGGTCGACTCCAGCGTGGCCGCGGCGCTGATCCACCGCGCCATCGGCGACCAGCTGACCTGCGTGTTCGTCGACCACGGCCTGCTGCGGCAACACGAGGGCGACATGGTGATGGACATGTTCGTCGGCCAGCTGCACGCCAGGGTGATCCGCGTAGATGCCTCCGAACAATTTCTGGGCCATCTCAGGGGCGTGAGCGAGCCCGAGCAAAAGCGCAAGATCATCGGGCGCGAGTTCGTCGAGGTCTTCAAGGCCGAGGCGGCCAAGCTCAAGGCCGGCGGTGGCGGCCACAAGGGCGCCACGTTTCTGGCCCAGGGCACGATTTATCCGGACGTCATCGAGTCCGGCGGCGCCAAGAGCAAGAAGGCCGTCACCATCAAGAGCCATCACAACGTCGGTGGCCTGCCCGAGCAACTGGGCCTGAAACTGCTGGAGCCGCTGCGCGACCTGTTCAAGGACGAGGTGCGCGAGCTGGGCATCGCCCTGGGCCTGCCGCCCGAGATGGTCTACCGCCACCCCTTCCCCGGCCCCGGCCTGGGCGTGCGCATCCTGGGCGAGGTGAAAAAGGAGTACGCCGACCTGCTGCGCCGCGCCGACGCCATCTTCATCGAAGAGCTGCGCGCCACCCGCGACGAGGCCAGCGGAAAGACCTGGTACGAGCTGACCAGCCAGGCCTTCACGGTCTTCCTGCCGGTCAAGAGCGTGGGTGTGATGGGCGACGGCCGAACCTACGACTACGTCGTGGCCCTGCGCGCCGTGCAGACCAGCGACTTCATGACCGCCGACTGGGCCGAGCTGCCCTACGCGCTGCTGAAAAAGGTCTCAAGCCGCATCATCAACGAAGTGCGCGGCATCAACCGCGTCACCTACGACATCAGCAGCAAGCCGCCGGCGACGATTGAGTGGGAGTGATTTGGCGTCTGGCATCGGCTGGCACCGAGTAGCACGAAAACACACCTAAGCCCGCGTCACTGCGGGCTTTTTTGTGATTTCTTCCGGCACTGGCTGGCAATCTTTGGTATCGCCAAGCACCGTTTTTTCATGGCATGATGAATGGCATTGAATGCTTCGATGCCATGAGATGCCGCCGATGCCATGTAACCGCCTTTCTGGTGATCATGGTATTGATATAGCGTAGTGCAATGATTTCATTGTGTTTTTACGCCAAGGTGGGGTTGGTTCCAGATCATGGTATTTAAGCCGAATCAGGGCGAGAACCATGCTGACCGATACCAAGCTGCGTAACCTCAAGCCGAGGGACAAGCTCTACAAGGAAAATGACCGTGACGGCCTCTATGTGGCCGTCACGCCCGCTGGGGCGATCTCGTTCCGCTACAACTACTCGATCCACGGTCGGCAGGAGACCATCACCTTCGGCCGCTATGGCGTCGGCGGCATCACCCTTGCGGAAGCCCGCGAGCGGTTGGGAGAGGCTAAGAAGATGATCGCAGCCGGGAAGTCGCCGGCCAAAGAGAAGGCTCGGGACAAGGCCCGCGTCAAGGATGCGGAGACGTTCGGGGCGTGGGCGGAAAAGTGGCTGCGCGGCTACCAAATGGCTGACTCCACCCGCGACATGCGCCGTTCAGTCTACGAGCGCGAGCTGAAGCCGAAATTCGGCAATCAGAAACTGGGAGAGATCACCCACGAGGACTTGCGGGCGCTGACCGATGCCATCGTGGAGCGCGGTGCACCGGCGACCGCAGTGCATGCTCGCGAGGTGATGTTGCAGGTCTTTCGCTGGGCCATCGAGCGCGGCCAGAAGGTCGAGAACCCGGCAGAGCTGGTGCGGCCGACGACTATCGCCAAGTTCGAGCCGCGCGACCGTGCGCTGACGCCCGACGAGATCGGCCTGATGTACCAGTACATGGAGCGTATCGGCACAGCACCATCCGTCCGGGCCGCGGCCAAGCTGCTGCTGTTGACGATGGTGCGCAAGAGCGAGCTGACCAACGCGACCTGGAGCGAGATCAATTTCAGCGACGCGCTTTGGACGATCCCGAAGGAGCGGATGAAGCGGCGCAATCCGCACCTGGTGTTTCTGTCCCGGCAGGCGCTGGACATCTTCATTGCCCTCAAAACCTTCGCTGGCGGATCGGACTACGTGCTGCCGTCGCGGTATGACTCGGACCTACCCATGAGCAGCGCCACGCTCAACCAGGTGCTGACGCTGACGTATCGACTGGCGCAGAAGGAAGGGAAGTCGCTCGCCAAGTTCGGGCCACATGACTTGAGGCGCACGGCCAGTACGTTGCTGCATGAGGCTGGCTACAACACGGATTGGATCGAGAAGTGCCTGGCGCACGAGCAGCGAGGCGTCAGGGCCGTCTACAACAAGGCCGAGTACCGCGAGCAGCGGACGGCGATGTTGCAAGACTGGGCGGACATGATCGACGAATGGACACTGAAGCGGCCGAAGGCGTAAGCCAGAAGATTACAGTTCGCTCGCCTGCCCGAACATCGAGGCATGGCCCCGGGTTTCATTGACACTTGAGGGGCGTAGCGTTTTAGCCGCTAAAAAGTGGCTGCTGCGACCGACGGGGTGAAGCCGGGACGCATGGCCTGAGTGCCCGATGCCTTGCGCGCCTCGATCCATTCCTCGACCTCGGCCAAGTCCCAGGCGACGTTTCGGCTGGTGAGCGCAATGCGACGCGGAAACTCCCCCCGCTGCTCCATATTGAAAATCGTGCGCTCAGACAGCGGGATCATCGCCAGTAGCTTCTTGCGGTTGATGAGCGTCTTACTTGTCGTTGTCTGCATCCCTTGGCCTCTTTCAGTCACTTGCGAACATGTGCCTGATGGTGCCTGTGAATGCGGATTGTTTCGTCCTATTAGTTGGTCAATTTGGTTGACGCCGCGAGCGCGACTTTGAACTCAAGTGGAACATCGCAGGGATCGACGTCAGTGCCTTCGATACGGCTTGGCGTTCTATACCTAGCTTTCGCGCAATCTCCGACTGGTTGAGTCCAGACCGCTGGAGCATCAGCATCTGCTTTTTGCGATCCGATAGCTTTGAGTCCACCATCAGCCGTGCTTGATTGCGCAGCTCTGCCTTGTCCGCCGGCTGTAAGGTCTGGCCTGCGACATAGTGGAAGAAGTAGCTGTCAACCAGTTGATCGCCCGATTTCACTTGGGCAGTGGCCGGCTTCGCGCATTGCTGGTTGAGTCTCGCCAGTTCGAGGTCGAATTGCGCGAGGGATCGCCTTGCTTGTCTGTAGACAGGGTTCCATGCGCCGCTCGGCAATTTAGGCCGGTGATCCAGGCAATACAGGCTGCTTAGTCGAAGCCTTTCCTCTGGATCGTCCGCCTTCGGATCATCGCTCCCGCCGGCGAATGAGGTCAGCTCGGCGAGTGATCCGCAGAACCGGCAGAACCCCTGGAGGCGTTCGCCATTCAGTCGGGTGTCGCGCACCTTCGACTTCACCGGCCGTTTGCAGGCGCAGTCCCATACAAGCCCGATCAACGATTCGAGTGTTGCAACAAACCGCCGATCTCTTGGCGTCTGCCTATCCTCCGTTTTGATGAACTGGCGCAGCAACTGCCGCTGCATGCGAACCATCGCATCAAGTCCAATCAGTCGAATGATTCCGCTGAAGCTCACCCCTGTTCCTGCTCCGGGGATATGGCCCAAGTAGCGTTGTGGCAGCGTCGCCGTGTACGCAGCCACGGCGGGGTCAATAAGTTCCTGTAACAGCCCAACGATGGGGTAGCGCCGCGAGGAGGCGGAATACGGCCGCCAGCGATCCTCAAACTGCCCGATGGCTTCCGAGACAGTGGGATCGCAGCCTTCCCAGATGACAATGGTTGGATCGTTCTTCATGTCAACCATTTTGGACAACTAATAAGATGTAGGCAACCCCCAATAACGCCTAACCTTCGTAGCAATTCAGTTGATAACGGAGGTTTACGCAATGACGATAGAAGACACGCTACTGCAACGCTTCGGCCCGCTGCTGAGCATGGCACAGCTCGCCTCCGTCCTGGATCGATCACCGGATGGCCTGCGGGTCAGTTTGCGCACGACGAGCGAATGGGCGGGGCGAATCAACAAGGCTCGCTTGAAGATCGGTCGGCGCGTCTACTTTCGAACCTCGCAGATCGCCGAGGTGCTGAGCGACGAATCCCTGTACGGAACGGGGAACTGAGTCGTGGCGATTGACGTCCTGGCGGCGTTCGAGTGCGAACCGCCGGTGCTGGACTTCATATGGCCGGGCTTCCTCGCGGGAACCGTCGGCGCGCTCGTCGCCCCAGGGGCCACGGGCAAGAGCTTCTGGGCGCTGGAAGCGGCCATGAGCATCGCATGCAGCGTTGCCGGCGGCGACCTCGTGGGCCTGGCCCCCGCACACACCGGGCGCGTGGTCTATCTGGCCGGGGAAGACCCGCCGCCCGCGCTTGTCCGGCGCATTCACGCCATCGGCCAGCACCTTGGGCATACAGCCCGCCAAGCCATCGCCGAGAACCTCGTGCTTGAGCCGATCATGGGCAAGCGCCTGAACGTCATGGACGAGGCTCACTTGCGCCGCGTCATCGAGTACAGCGCCGGGGCGAGGCTGATCGTGCTGGACACCCTGAGCCGCATCCACGCCCTCGATGAGAACAGCAACGGCAACATGGCCCACCTCGTGGCCGTGCTGGAGCAGGTCGCGGCTACCACGGGCGCATCCGTGCTCTACCTGCACCACGTCAGCAAAGGAAGCGCCCGCGAAGGGCAGACCGACCAGCAGCAGGCCGCGCGTGGCGCGTCCGCGCTGATCGACAACGCCAGGTGGTGCGGTTACGTCGCCCGCATGACTGAGGACGAGGCGAAGCGCCTCAGCGACCGCGCCCATGACCGGCAACCCATCGGCGATGAGCGGCGCGGCTACTTCGTGCGTTTCGGCGTCAGCAAGCAAAACTACGACGCCACGCCGCTTGATCGCTGGTACATGCGGCACGCCGGCGGCGTGCTGGTGCCGGTGGAGCTGTATGAGGCCAGCAGGAATGAGGAAAGACGTAATAGTCGGAGGCGAGGCGATGGCTTTTGACCTCACCCATGCCAGGCACGACCCAATGCACTGCTTGGTCCCCGGCTTGTTCCGCAGTCTCAAGCGCGGTGAACGGAAGAAACTCAAGCTCGATGTGACGTATCACTACGCCGGGACTGAACAAGCGCGGTTCGTCGGTTTCGAGCCTCTTGGCGCTGATGACATGCGGCTGCTGCAAGGTCTTGTGGCTCTTGGAGGACCGAGGGGCATCATCCTGACGCCAGAGCCAACAGCGGACTTGCCGAAGCAACTCCGTCTATTCCTTGAGCCGAAGTTCGACGCGGTGGGGCAGGATGCGCTGGTCGTGCGAGAGAGCATGACCCGCCTGCTAGGCGAAATCGGCTTGACCGATGGCGGTGACAACATCCGGGCGATCAAGGCGTGCTTGCTGCGCATGGCAAACGTGACGGTGGTGCTCACCAAGGGAAGCCGGCAAAGGTCTTTTCACCTGATGAGCTATGCCTTCGATGAGGATGACGGACGGCTGTTTGTCGCGTTGAATCCTCAGATTGCAGAGGCGATTCTTGGGCGGCGCCCATATACCCGCATCGAGATGGTCGAGGTGCGGGCGCTGCAAACCGACCCGGCCCGCCTGATTCACCAACGGCTATGCGGCTGGATCGACCCCGGCAAAGCCGGGCGCGTGGAACTCGATACCCTTGCTGGCTACGTCTGGCCGGACGAGGCGAACGCCGAGGCCATGAAGAAGCGCCGCCAGAAGGCCCGCAAGGCTCTGGCCGAGCTTGCCACCGTGGGATGGAAGGTCAGCGAGTATGCGGCAGGGAAGTGGGAAATTGGCAGGCCGAAGCCCGTAGTAACGTTCCCCAAGCTCCGTAGCAACGTTCCCCTTCACCCGTAGCAACGTTCCCCGCCTCAAACCGGAAAACAGAGCAACGGCGCGGGCTTGCGGCTAGTCCGCAAATTCCATCCATGATCTTCCAAGATCATCCACTAGGCGCGGCACTTGCCGCCGCCCTTTAGGGCGACGCCAAGTCCTTGCCGATGGTCGGCCTGCGGCCGAGTTGTACGCCAGAAGGGCGGTCAGCTCCGGCCGGTTCTTTTTAGCGGCTAAAACGCTGCGCCCCTCAAGTGTCAATAAGATGTTGTATGTTGTATGTTGTAGCGCGCTACAACATACAACAGTTCAATTCAATGCCCTGGCCACGTCATGAGATCGGCCTTTCTTTCGCGCGCTACGTCGAGCTGCAGCATCGTCATCTCCGGCGAGGCTGGCCATGTCCGGGCCATGGTCGACCATCGCCACGTCCGACGATGCACCGAGGGCCCCATCGCCAGTTCTGACGATGACGGCCGCCGGCGCTGGAGCTCGCATCGCCACTTCTGACGATGCGATCCTCTCTTTGACACTTGAGGGGCCGAGCGGCGGGGATCTCCCGGCCTACTCCCCTCTTGGCGTTCAATTTTCCGTGCTGAATGAGCTGCCATCCCTGTTTCGATGGGCGTGCCTGTGTCATCGGCTCTATGTCAACCATTTCGGCCAATTATTGGAATGTTGTGTAGGCCAGCACTCCGTAACCTTCGGAGTAGTTCAGTTGATAACGGAGGTTTACGGACATGGCGACGACAGAAAGCAGCTACCCCGAGGAGCTGGCCGCACGGCTGGCTCTTCAGCAGAAGACCTCGCAAACAAAGCGCAGGGACTACCTGGCCGCTTTCATGGCGGTGCGCTCGGACGTGAAGGAAGCGATGGAGGCCGGCTACGCGCTCAAGATCATCTGGGAGCACCTGCGCGAGGTCGGGCGCATCCCTTTCCGGTATGAGACGTTCCTGAAGTACGTTCGCCAGCACATCACCAATGCGCGGCCTAGCTCAATGGGGCAGGGTACGAAGTAAGCAAAGTTCCATGCTCAATCGCTGCAAGCGCATGGCTGAAACGCTGTTACCGGCCTCTTGGATCTCTGCAAGCACGCGGACATTGGCAATTTCCGTTGGTTTTCCCGCTGTTGGCGCGCTGTTGCGAAGCAACGGTGCGGTTACAGCGCGAAGTTCGATGAGTCATACGAGGCAAAAACAACGCCGTAAGGCGGGCAGGATGTGTGAAGTAGGCCCACCGGCAAGCCGGTTGTCCTTCTTCACTGTCCCTTATTCGCGCGGGGCGCTCAACGGGCATCCTGCTCTGCGAGGCTGCCGGCTACCGCCGGTTGGAGGACACATGGGTGACGAGAATCGAATCACCAGGAAGGGCAGCCCGCCGATCAAGGTGTACTGCCTTCCAGAAGAACGCGAACTGATTGAGGCGAACGCCAAGATGGCGGGGATCAGCGTGGCGCGCTATCTGCGCGACGTAGGCCAGGGCTACCAGGTCAAGGGAGTCATGGACTACCACTACGTACGCGAGCTGGCGCGGGTGAATGGCGACCTTGGCCGGCTGGGCGGATTGCTCAAGCTCTGGCTGACCGACGATCCGCGCACTGCCCGTTTCGGCGATGCAACGATTCTCGCCCTGTTGGCTCGGATCGAAGCTACTCAGGATGAAATGAGTCGGCTTATGAAATCGGTGGTGCAGCCGAGGGCCGACCGTTGAGAGTTTTAGCGGCTAAATTTCCGTGTGCCGGACGCGACACGAGGCACTTCCAGGCCGCCGGCCTGAGCGTTATCAACTCTCGGGAGGACGCATAAGGCCAGGGACACCCCGTAAGGGCCGAGAGCAGAATCACCGAAGCCCGGGCCTCAGTGCCAAGGGCGATACCGATTAGCTAGTGGCGTAGCTCTTCGATGAAACCTTGCCGTGGGCAAGCGCGAGCTTGGTCAAGGCATTGCCTTTCTTTCATCGAATGGAGATTGCGACCATGAAGCACGTCCGTTTTTTAGCGGCTAAAACCGCGCTCGCCGCCGCTCTGGCCGGCAGCATCATCGTCACCCCGGCGCAGGCCGGCATCCCCGTCATCGACGGCGGCAACCTGGTGCAGAACGTCATGACCGCCATTGAGTCGGTGGCGCAGACGCTCAAGCAGATCGAGCAGTACCAGACTCAATTGCAGCAGTACGAAAACATGCTGCAAAACACCATGGCTCCGGCCGCCTATATCTGGGACCAGGCGCAGTCCACCATCAATGGACTGATGGCCGCCACCGACACGCTGAACTACTACCGGAATCAGCTCGGCAGCATCGATGCGTACCTGGGCAAGTTCCAGGATGTGGCCTATTACCGTGGTTCGCCTTGCTTCTCGGCCGCTGGGTGCTCGGATGCCGAGCGCGCTGCGATGGAGCAAAACCGCAGCCTGGCGAGCGAGAGTCAGAAGAAGGCGAACGACGCGCTTTTCAAGGGCCTGGAGCAACAGCAGCGCAACCTTTCCGCCGATGCTCGCCAGCTCGAACGGCTCCAGTCCGCCGCGCAGGGCGCGACCGGGCAGATGCAGGCCATCGGCTACGCCAACCAGCTCGCCGCCAACCAGGCAAACCAGCTTCTGCAAATCCGTGGCCTGCTGATCGCACAGCAGAACGCCGCGACGGCCAGGATGCAGGCGCAGGCCGACCTAGAGGCGCAACAGCAGGCCGCCGGCGCGACTTCCCGGGAGTCCAGGATCGAGCGGACGGCCAACCCGAGAAACTGGCTCGAACTGACCCGCTGACGGAGGCCCTGCACCATGAAGAAAACGATGCTGCTTACCGGCCTCGTGGTGGTGCTGGTGGCTGGTTGCGACAACAAGCCGGCCATCCCGCCCATGC from Burkholderiaceae bacterium includes these protein-coding regions:
- a CDS encoding CcdB family protein — translated: MARFDVFANSGPHAASTPYLLDVQSSLMDGLDSRVVVPLRRRSHFAAVKLPESLMPVLQVAGEECLLETPKLAAVPVRMLKTPVASLAHEQARIVAALDFLFNGY
- the guaA gene encoding glutamine-hydrolyzing GMP synthase; this encodes MQHHKILILDFGSQVTQLIARRVREAKVYCEVHSCDVSDDWVRQYAADGQLKGVILSGSHASTTEESTDRAPQAVFELGVPVLGICYGMQTMAQQLGGKVEGGHTREFGYAEVRARGHTALLKDIADFTTPDGHGMLKVWMSHGDKVTELPPGFKLMASTPSCPIAGMADEARHFYAVQFHPEVTHTLQGRAMLERFVLGICGVRADWDMRGHVEEAVQAIRAQVGDEEVILGLSGGVDSSVAAALIHRAIGDQLTCVFVDHGLLRQHEGDMVMDMFVGQLHARVIRVDASEQFLGHLRGVSEPEQKRKIIGREFVEVFKAEAAKLKAGGGGHKGATFLAQGTIYPDVIESGGAKSKKAVTIKSHHNVGGLPEQLGLKLLEPLRDLFKDEVRELGIALGLPPEMVYRHPFPGPGLGVRILGEVKKEYADLLRRADAIFIEELRATRDEASGKTWYELTSQAFTVFLPVKSVGVMGDGRTYDYVVALRAVQTSDFMTADWAELPYALLKKVSSRIINEVRGINRVTYDISSKPPATIEWE
- a CDS encoding tyrosine-type recombinase/integrase, with the protein product MLTDTKLRNLKPRDKLYKENDRDGLYVAVTPAGAISFRYNYSIHGRQETITFGRYGVGGITLAEARERLGEAKKMIAAGKSPAKEKARDKARVKDAETFGAWAEKWLRGYQMADSTRDMRRSVYERELKPKFGNQKLGEITHEDLRALTDAIVERGAPATAVHAREVMLQVFRWAIERGQKVENPAELVRPTTIAKFEPRDRALTPDEIGLMYQYMERIGTAPSVRAAAKLLLLTMVRKSELTNATWSEINFSDALWTIPKERMKRRNPHLVFLSRQALDIFIALKTFAGGSDYVLPSRYDSDLPMSSATLNQVLTLTYRLAQKEGKSLAKFGPHDLRRTASTLLHEAGYNTDWIEKCLAHEQRGVRAVYNKAEYREQRTAMLQDWADMIDEWTLKRPKA
- a CDS encoding AlpA family phage regulatory protein — its product is MQTTTSKTLINRKKLLAMIPLSERTIFNMEQRGEFPRRIALTSRNVAWDLAEVEEWIEARKASGTQAMRPGFTPSVAAATF
- a CDS encoding LuxR family transcriptional regulator, producing the protein MVDMKNDPTIVIWEGCDPTVSEAIGQFEDRWRPYSASSRRYPIVGLLQELIDPAVAAYTATLPQRYLGHIPGAGTGVSFSGIIRLIGLDAMVRMQRQLLRQFIKTEDRQTPRDRRFVATLESLIGLVWDCACKRPVKSKVRDTRLNGERLQGFCRFCGSLAELTSFAGGSDDPKADDPEERLRLSSLYCLDHRPKLPSGAWNPVYRQARRSLAQFDLELARLNQQCAKPATAQVKSGDQLVDSYFFHYVAGQTLQPADKAELRNQARLMVDSKLSDRKKQMLMLQRSGLNQSEIARKLGIERQAVSKALTSIPAMFHLSSKSRSRRQPN
- a CDS encoding DNA-binding protein, which encodes MTIEDTLLQRFGPLLSMAQLASVLDRSPDGLRVSLRTTSEWAGRINKARLKIGRRVYFRTSQIAEVLSDESLYGTGN
- a CDS encoding AAA family ATPase codes for the protein MAIDVLAAFECEPPVLDFIWPGFLAGTVGALVAPGATGKSFWALEAAMSIACSVAGGDLVGLAPAHTGRVVYLAGEDPPPALVRRIHAIGQHLGHTARQAIAENLVLEPIMGKRLNVMDEAHLRRVIEYSAGARLIVLDTLSRIHALDENSNGNMAHLVAVLEQVAATTGASVLYLHHVSKGSAREGQTDQQQAARGASALIDNARWCGYVARMTEDEAKRLSDRAHDRQPIGDERRGYFVRFGVSKQNYDATPLDRWYMRHAGGVLVPVELYEASRNEERRNSRRRGDGF
- a CDS encoding replication protein C; protein product: MAFDLTHARHDPMHCLVPGLFRSLKRGERKKLKLDVTYHYAGTEQARFVGFEPLGADDMRLLQGLVALGGPRGIILTPEPTADLPKQLRLFLEPKFDAVGQDALVVRESMTRLLGEIGLTDGGDNIRAIKACLLRMANVTVVLTKGSRQRSFHLMSYAFDEDDGRLFVALNPQIAEAILGRRPYTRIEMVEVRALQTDPARLIHQRLCGWIDPGKAGRVELDTLAGYVWPDEANAEAMKKRRQKARKALAELATVGWKVSEYAAGKWEIGRPKPVVTFPKLRSNVPLHP
- a CDS encoding TraK family protein, with the protein product MATTESSYPEELAARLALQQKTSQTKRRDYLAAFMAVRSDVKEAMEAGYALKIIWEHLREVGRIPFRYETFLKYVRQHITNARPSSMGQGTK
- the traJ gene encoding conjugal transfer transcriptional regulator TraJ codes for the protein MGDENRITRKGSPPIKVYCLPEERELIEANAKMAGISVARYLRDVGQGYQVKGVMDYHYVRELARVNGDLGRLGGLLKLWLTDDPRTARFGDATILALLARIEATQDEMSRLMKSVVQPRADR
- the trbJ gene encoding P-type conjugative transfer protein TrbJ — translated: MKHVRFLAAKTALAAALAGSIIVTPAQAGIPVIDGGNLVQNVMTAIESVAQTLKQIEQYQTQLQQYENMLQNTMAPAAYIWDQAQSTINGLMAATDTLNYYRNQLGSIDAYLGKFQDVAYYRGSPCFSAAGCSDAERAAMEQNRSLASESQKKANDALFKGLEQQQRNLSADARQLERLQSAAQGATGQMQAIGYANQLAANQANQLLQIRGLLIAQQNAATARMQAQADLEAQQQAAGATSRESRIERTANPRNWLELTR